One window of Nicotiana tomentosiformis chromosome 11, ASM39032v3, whole genome shotgun sequence genomic DNA carries:
- the LOC104090490 gene encoding protein PHLOEM PROTEIN 2-LIKE A10-like, translated as MTSKAGNGFVSVGVDSFARNLLIGFYSKSHSRKELNVDDHYWKSNSSNAPRWMDVTFVSTAVAVYLDKTVDINFYDEIFSGLTNPKHQAKMRDILVSLCNGAVETFVKTSHQAMAASKSISACSIVDESNGWLSCVSSTLAVPHNRRFVLYVTGRVIFETAKSLVEFFMWQLSESLKRNASVIHQEFVERGPDVVTFVGAKSSVILTICLALFLHILGCTHVLWPA; from the exons ATGACGAGTAAAGCTGGGAATGGGTTCGTTTCAGTTGGTGTTGATAGCTTTGCGAGGAATCTGCTTATAGGATTCTACTCAAAGAGCCATTCACGGAAGGAATTGAATGTGGATGACCATTATTGGAAATCAAATTCATCGAATGCGCCAAGATGGATGGATGTG ACATTTGTGAGCACTGCAGTTGCTGTTTATCTTGATAAAACAGTGGACATAAACTTCTACGATGAGATATTTTCTGGGTTAACCAATCCTAAACATCAAGCTAAAATGAGAGACATTCTAGTTTCCCTTTGTAATGGGGCAGTGGAAACATTTGTGAAGACATCTCATCAAGCTATGGCAGCTTCCAAATCAATTTCTGCTTGTTCAATTGTTGATGAA AGCAATGGATGGCTCTCATGTGTGTCGTCGACTTTAGCAGTGCCACACAATAGGAGATTTGTGCTCTATGTGACTGGCAGGGTGATATTTGAAACTGCTAAATCCCTCGTGGAGTTCTTTATGTGGCAGCTGTCAGAGAGCTTGAAAAGAAATGCAAGTGTCATTCACCAAGAATTTGTGGAGAGAGGGCCGGATGTCGTAACTTTTGTTGGTGCTAAATCTTCTGTTATTCTTACAATATGCCTTGCATTGTTTTTACATATTCTTGGTTGTACCCACGTGTTATGGCCTGCATAA